A region from the Mycobacterium heidelbergense genome encodes:
- a CDS encoding virulence factor Mce family protein, with product MSTIFDIRNIRLPKLTRATVIVGSLAIVLALVVGYVGWRLYEKLTNNTVVAYFPAANALYPGDKVQIMGLRVGAIDKIEPTGDKMKVTFHYENKYKVPANASAVILNPTLVASRAIQLEPPYKGGAVLADNAVIPEERTQVPVEWDELRNSITNIISKLGPTPEQPKGPFGEVIESFADGLAGKGKQINTTLTNLSRALTALNEGRGDFFAVVRSLALFVNALHQDDQQFVALNQNLADFTTRLAHNDTDLANALQQFDSLLSTVRPFLDKNREVLTHDVNNLATATNALLQPEPLNGLETALHVIPTAAANINQIYHPSHGSVVAIPAITSFANPMQFICSSIQAGSRLGYQESAELCAQYLAPILDAIKFNYLPFGLNLFSTAETLPKDVAYSEPRLQPPNGYKDTTVPGIWVPDTPLSHRNTQQGWIVAPGMQGQQVGPITAGLMTPDSLAELMGGPNIAPVQSNLQTPPGPPNAYDENPVLPPMGLNAPVPIGPPPPGPAVAPGPVAPTPVPVAAPAPNAGGPPVPADVGGGQ from the coding sequence TTGAGCACCATCTTTGACATCCGCAACATCCGGCTCCCCAAGCTGACCCGGGCGACGGTGATCGTCGGGTCGCTGGCGATCGTGCTGGCCCTCGTCGTCGGGTACGTCGGCTGGCGGCTGTACGAGAAGCTGACGAACAACACGGTGGTCGCCTACTTCCCCGCCGCGAACGCGCTCTACCCGGGCGACAAGGTGCAGATCATGGGGTTGCGGGTGGGCGCGATCGACAAGATCGAGCCGACCGGCGACAAGATGAAGGTCACCTTCCACTACGAGAACAAGTACAAGGTGCCCGCCAACGCCTCCGCGGTGATCCTCAACCCCACCCTGGTGGCCTCGCGCGCCATCCAGCTGGAGCCGCCCTACAAGGGTGGCGCGGTGCTCGCCGACAACGCGGTGATCCCGGAGGAGCGCACCCAGGTGCCGGTGGAATGGGACGAGCTGCGCAACAGCATCACCAACATCATCTCCAAGCTCGGCCCGACCCCCGAGCAGCCGAAGGGGCCCTTCGGTGAGGTCATCGAGTCGTTCGCCGACGGGCTGGCCGGCAAGGGCAAGCAGATCAACACGACGCTGACCAACCTGTCGCGGGCGCTGACCGCGCTCAACGAGGGCCGCGGCGACTTCTTCGCGGTGGTGCGCAGCCTGGCGCTGTTCGTCAACGCGCTGCACCAGGACGACCAGCAGTTCGTCGCGCTGAACCAGAACCTGGCGGACTTCACCACCCGGCTGGCGCACAACGACACCGACCTCGCCAACGCGCTGCAGCAGTTCGACAGCCTGCTTTCCACGGTGCGGCCGTTCCTCGACAAAAACCGCGAGGTGCTGACCCACGACGTCAACAACCTGGCGACCGCGACGAACGCGCTGCTGCAACCGGAGCCGCTGAACGGGTTGGAGACCGCCCTGCACGTCATCCCGACGGCCGCGGCGAACATCAACCAGATCTATCACCCGTCGCACGGCTCCGTGGTCGCCATCCCGGCGATCACCAGCTTCGCGAACCCGATGCAGTTCATCTGCAGCTCGATTCAGGCCGGCAGCCGGCTCGGGTATCAGGAGTCGGCGGAACTGTGCGCGCAGTACCTGGCGCCGATCCTCGATGCGATCAAGTTCAATTACCTGCCGTTCGGCCTGAACCTGTTCAGCACCGCCGAGACGCTGCCCAAGGACGTCGCCTATTCCGAGCCCCGGCTGCAGCCGCCCAACGGGTACAAGGACACGACCGTGCCGGGGATCTGGGTGCCGGACACGCCGTTGTCGCACCGCAACACCCAGCAGGGGTGGATCGTCGCCCCGGGCATGCAGGGCCAGCAGGTGGGCCCGATCACGGCGGGCCTGATGACGCCCGACTCGCTGGCCGAGCTGATGGGCGGCCCCAACATCGCGCCCGTCCAGTCGAACCTGCAGACCCCGCCGGGCCCGCCGAACGCCTACGACGAGAACCCGGTGCTGCCGCCCATGGGCCTGAACGCCCCGGTGCCCATCGGCCCGCCGCCGCCGGGCCCGGCGGTCGCCCCGGGTCCCGTCGCGCCGACGCCGGTGCCGGTGGCCGCGCCCGCACCCAACGCCGGCGGCCCGCCGGTGCCCGCCGACGTGGGAGGTGGCCAGTGA
- a CDS encoding mammalian cell entry protein produces MSPRRKFRPGEEPLLVARPVPERRPWGLPLAGAVAAVLMAAAVTVCTLMLISHESRARAASRDREVISYVSGFMTQFTSIDPYHANDYVAGILAQATGDFARQYQEKANEILLQVARAEPATGTVLGAGLERWNDDGSANVMVATEVTSKSADEKQVFGNANRWTATATQEGKQWKISNLLQVI; encoded by the coding sequence ATGAGCCCCCGGCGCAAGTTTCGGCCCGGCGAGGAACCGCTGCTCGTCGCGCGCCCCGTGCCGGAGCGGCGACCGTGGGGGTTGCCGCTGGCCGGCGCCGTGGCCGCGGTGCTGATGGCCGCCGCGGTCACGGTGTGCACCCTGATGCTGATCTCCCACGAATCCCGGGCGCGCGCCGCGTCGAGGGACCGCGAGGTGATCAGCTACGTGTCGGGGTTCATGACGCAGTTCACCTCCATCGACCCCTACCACGCCAACGACTATGTGGCGGGGATATTGGCCCAGGCGACCGGCGATTTCGCCCGGCAGTACCAGGAAAAGGCCAACGAGATCCTGCTCCAGGTCGCCCGGGCCGAACCGGCGACCGGCACGGTCCTGGGCGCCGGCCTGGAACGGTGGAACGACGACGGCAGCGCCAACGTGATGGTGGCCACCGAGGTGACCTCCAAGTCGGCGGACGAAAAGCAGGTATTCGGGAACGCCAATCGTTGGACGGCGACCGCCACGCAGGAAGGGAAGCAGTGGAAAATCAGCAACCTGCTGCAGGTGATCTGA
- a CDS encoding phosphodiester glycosidase family protein, with protein sequence MHLSAERSTVLTPTASVRRLAACCTAVAACAVLSVTTGRPVAHAADGRDLLANAINTTKGSYLVYNFGAGHPTPMLNAGGGWYEMNNGGHLMIIKNAAGRLAPHLLVDTHQGNQARCENNPRARTGEGLWQASEIYPPLQAWQRLGQPTIAINANFFDIRPQRGGSWRQTGCSSPLGAFVDNTNGRGRANQAVTGTVAYPGKQGLSGGGESWSALSTMIMPTGGAPYVVWPRAKNDYDAATPVVQDLLNKNEKFVAVSGIGLLSPGNTGQLHDGGPSAARTALAYAKQKDEMYIFEGGSYTPDNIQDLFRGLGSDTAVLLDGGGSSAIVLRRDTGGMWAGAGSPRGSCDTREVLCDSRERALPSWLAFN encoded by the coding sequence ATTCACCTCAGCGCCGAAAGGTCCACCGTGCTGACGCCAACCGCCAGCGTGCGCCGGCTGGCGGCCTGCTGCACCGCGGTGGCGGCCTGCGCGGTCCTGTCGGTCACCACCGGACGACCCGTCGCCCACGCCGCCGACGGCCGCGACCTGCTGGCCAACGCCATCAACACCACCAAGGGTTCCTACCTGGTCTACAACTTCGGCGCCGGCCACCCCACGCCGATGCTCAACGCGGGCGGCGGCTGGTACGAGATGAACAACGGCGGCCACCTGATGATCATCAAGAACGCGGCGGGACGCCTGGCGCCGCACCTGCTGGTCGACACCCACCAGGGCAATCAGGCGCGCTGCGAGAACAATCCCCGGGCCCGCACCGGCGAGGGACTGTGGCAGGCATCGGAGATCTACCCGCCGCTGCAGGCGTGGCAGCGGCTGGGGCAGCCGACCATCGCGATCAACGCCAACTTCTTTGACATCCGGCCCCAGCGGGGCGGCTCCTGGCGCCAGACCGGATGCAGCTCGCCGCTGGGCGCCTTCGTCGACAACACCAATGGCCGGGGCCGGGCGAACCAGGCGGTCACCGGCACCGTCGCCTATCCGGGCAAGCAGGGGCTTTCCGGCGGGGGCGAGAGCTGGAGCGCGTTGTCGACGATGATCATGCCGACCGGTGGGGCGCCGTATGTGGTGTGGCCCCGGGCCAAGAACGACTACGACGCGGCCACCCCGGTGGTCCAGGACCTGCTCAACAAGAACGAAAAGTTCGTCGCGGTCTCGGGGATCGGGCTGCTGTCGCCCGGCAACACCGGCCAACTCCACGACGGCGGTCCCAGCGCGGCGCGCACGGCCCTCGCCTACGCGAAGCAGAAGGACGAGATGTACATCTTCGAGGGCGGCAGCTACACCCCGGACAACATCCAGGACCTGTTCCGCGGCCTCGGCAGCGACACCGCGGTCCTGCTCGACGGCGGCGGGTCGTCGGCCATCGTGCTGCGCCGAGACACCGGCGGGATGTGGGCCGGCGCCGGGTCGCCGCGGGGGTCGTGCGACACGCGCGAGGTCCTCTGCGACTCGCGTGAACGGGCGCTGCCCAGCTGGCTGGCGTTCAATTAG
- a CDS encoding Mce protein, with product MENQQPAAGDLTPTTEGPAEPDESADAPTESAEDAKPEEQAEEAGPGGRGRRPAGKRLAVAVAVAAVLFVGSAAFGGAAVQPYLADRATAATKLKVARTATRAITTLWTYTPENMDGLADRAAAYLAGDFEAQYRKFVDAIVAPNKQAKVTNNTEVTGAAVESLDDPNAVVMVYTNTTSTSPLTKNIPSLKYLSYRLFMKRANGRWLVTRMTTITSLDLTPHA from the coding sequence GTGGAAAATCAGCAACCTGCTGCAGGTGATCTGACCCCGACCACCGAGGGCCCCGCGGAGCCTGACGAAAGCGCCGACGCCCCAACGGAATCCGCCGAAGACGCGAAGCCCGAAGAGCAGGCCGAGGAGGCCGGGCCGGGCGGCCGCGGGAGGCGGCCGGCCGGGAAGCGGCTCGCCGTCGCCGTCGCCGTGGCCGCGGTGCTCTTCGTCGGTTCGGCGGCCTTCGGCGGCGCGGCGGTCCAGCCGTACCTGGCCGATCGCGCCACCGCCGCAACCAAATTGAAAGTCGCGCGGACCGCGACCCGCGCGATCACGACGCTGTGGACCTACACGCCGGAGAACATGGACGGCCTCGCCGACCGCGCGGCGGCCTACCTCGCCGGCGACTTCGAGGCGCAGTACCGCAAATTCGTCGACGCGATCGTGGCCCCGAACAAGCAGGCCAAGGTGACCAATAACACCGAGGTCACCGGCGCGGCGGTCGAATCGCTCGATGACCCGAACGCCGTCGTCATGGTCTATACCAACACCACGTCGACCAGCCCGCTGACCAAGAACATCCCGTCACTAAAATACCTGTCCTACCGGCTGTTCATGAAACGCGCCAACGGCCGCTGGCTGGTGACCCGGATGACGACCATCACCTCGCTGGATCTGACGCCGCACGCGTAG
- a CDS encoding virulence factor Mce family protein encodes MSAIRHRAWQGLALLVAALVLSSCGWRGISNVAIPGGPGGGAGSYTIYAQVPDTLAINGNSKVMVADVYVGSIKAINLKNWVATLTLGIDNSVKLPKNATAKIGQTSLLGSQHVELAAPPNPSPQLLKDGDTIPLKNSSAYPTTEQTLASLSLILRGGGIPNLEVLQNEVYNIFNGRADKIRAFLGKLDTFTDQLNQQRDDITHAIDSTNRLLTYVGGRADVLDRVFTEIPPLIKHFADTKNLLINAVDAVGRLSQAADQYLSEARGPLHTDLQSLQCPLRELGRASPYLIGALKLILTQPFDIDTVPKLFRGDYVNVSLTLDLTYSAVDNAFLTGTGLSGSLRALEQSFGRDPETMIPDVRYTPNPNDAPGGPLVERADRGQC; translated from the coding sequence GTGAGCGCGATCCGTCACCGGGCCTGGCAGGGGCTGGCGCTGCTGGTGGCCGCGCTGGTGCTGAGCTCGTGCGGCTGGCGCGGGATCTCCAACGTGGCGATCCCCGGCGGCCCGGGCGGCGGGGCGGGGTCCTACACGATCTACGCGCAGGTGCCGGACACGCTGGCGATCAACGGCAACAGCAAGGTGATGGTCGCCGACGTCTACGTCGGTTCGATCAAGGCCATCAACCTCAAGAACTGGGTGGCCACCCTGACGCTGGGCATCGACAATTCGGTCAAGCTCCCGAAGAACGCCACCGCCAAGATCGGCCAGACGTCGCTGCTGGGCTCGCAGCACGTGGAGCTGGCCGCGCCGCCGAACCCGTCGCCGCAGCTGCTCAAGGACGGCGACACCATCCCGCTGAAGAACTCGTCCGCGTACCCCACCACCGAGCAGACCCTGGCCAGCCTCTCGCTGATCCTGCGCGGCGGCGGCATCCCCAACCTGGAGGTGCTGCAGAACGAGGTCTACAACATCTTCAACGGGCGCGCGGACAAGATCCGGGCCTTCCTCGGCAAGCTGGACACCTTCACCGACCAGCTGAATCAACAGCGCGACGACATCACCCACGCCATCGACTCGACCAACCGGCTGCTGACCTACGTGGGTGGCCGCGCCGACGTCCTGGACCGCGTGTTTACCGAGATCCCGCCGCTGATCAAGCATTTCGCCGACACCAAGAACCTGCTCATCAACGCCGTCGACGCGGTGGGGCGCCTCAGCCAGGCCGCCGACCAGTACCTGTCGGAAGCCCGCGGCCCCCTGCACACCGACCTGCAATCGCTGCAATGCCCGCTGCGGGAACTCGGCCGCGCCTCGCCGTATCTGATCGGCGCGCTGAAGCTGATCCTCACCCAGCCGTTCGACATCGACACCGTTCCCAAGCTGTTCCGCGGTGACTACGTCAACGTGTCGCTGACGCTCGACCTGACCTACAGCGCCGTCGACAACGCGTTCCTCACCGGCACCGGATTGTCGGGGTCGCTGCGCGCGCTCGAGCAGTCGTTCGGGCGCGACCCCGAGACGATGATCCCCGACGTCCGCTACACGCCCAACCCGAACGACGCGCCGGGCGGACCGCTGGTGGAAAGGGCGGACAGAGGACAATGCTGA
- a CDS encoding virulence factor Mce family protein, with protein MLTRFIRRQLVLFGILTVISLLVLGVYYLQIPSLVGIGRYTLKAELPASGGLYPTANVTYRGITIGKVTDVEPTETGAEATMSVDSRYKIPVDAIANVHSVSAVGEQYLDLVSTGNPGKYLSPGQTIAKGTVPAEIGPALDTANRGLAALPKDKIGSLLDETAQSVGGLGPALQRLVDSTQAIVGDFKTNITDVNDIIQNSGPVLDSQVDSGSAIERWARNLDRLGAQSAANDQHLKSLLTQAAPTADQVNEVFSGVRDSLPQTLANLEVVIDLLKRYHTGVEQVLVFLPQGASIAQTVAAPFPNQAALDLALSINQPPPCLTGFIPASEWRSPADTSMQPLPTGTYCKIPMDTPANSVRGSRNIPCTDIPGKRAATPRECRDPKPYVPAGTNPWYGDPNQILTCPAPAARCDQSVRPGMVIPAPSVDNGMNPAPSNRVSGTPPPVSDPLSRPGTGTVQCNGQQPNPCVYTPGGPPAAVYNPQSGELVGPDGVKYSVENSTRTGDDGWKEMLAPAG; from the coding sequence ATGCTGACTCGCTTCATCCGACGCCAGCTGGTGCTGTTCGGCATCCTCACGGTGATCTCGCTGCTGGTGCTGGGCGTGTACTACCTGCAGATCCCGAGCCTGGTGGGCATCGGCCGGTACACGCTCAAGGCCGAGCTGCCGGCGTCGGGCGGCCTGTATCCGACGGCCAACGTGACCTATCGCGGCATCACCATCGGCAAGGTCACCGACGTCGAGCCCACCGAAACCGGCGCCGAGGCGACCATGAGCGTCGACAGCCGCTACAAGATCCCGGTCGACGCGATCGCGAACGTCCACTCCGTGTCGGCGGTCGGCGAGCAGTACCTGGACCTGGTGTCGACCGGGAATCCCGGCAAGTACCTCTCGCCCGGGCAAACCATCGCCAAGGGCACGGTGCCCGCCGAGATCGGGCCGGCGCTGGACACCGCCAACCGGGGGCTTGCCGCGCTGCCGAAGGACAAGATCGGCTCGTTGCTCGACGAGACGGCGCAATCCGTCGGCGGGCTGGGTCCCGCGCTGCAGCGGCTGGTCGACTCCACCCAGGCGATCGTCGGTGACTTCAAGACGAACATCACCGACGTCAACGACATCATCCAGAACTCCGGCCCGGTCCTGGACAGCCAGGTCGATTCCGGCAGCGCGATCGAGCGCTGGGCGCGCAACCTGGACAGGTTGGGCGCGCAGAGCGCGGCCAACGACCAGCACCTGAAAAGCCTGCTGACGCAGGCTGCACCAACGGCCGATCAGGTCAACGAGGTGTTCAGCGGCGTCCGGGACTCGCTGCCGCAGACGCTGGCGAACCTCGAGGTCGTCATCGACCTGCTCAAGCGCTACCACACCGGGGTCGAGCAGGTGCTGGTCTTCCTGCCGCAGGGCGCCTCGATCGCCCAGACCGTCGCCGCGCCGTTCCCGAACCAGGCCGCGCTCGACCTCGCGTTGTCCATCAACCAGCCGCCGCCATGCCTGACCGGTTTCATTCCGGCATCGGAGTGGCGGTCCCCGGCGGACACCAGCATGCAGCCGCTGCCGACCGGCACCTACTGCAAGATCCCGATGGACACGCCGGCCAACAGCGTGCGCGGGTCGCGCAACATCCCGTGCACGGACATCCCCGGCAAGCGCGCGGCCACGCCCCGGGAGTGCCGCGACCCCAAGCCGTACGTTCCGGCGGGGACCAACCCCTGGTACGGCGACCCGAACCAGATCCTGACCTGCCCCGCGCCGGCGGCGCGCTGCGATCAGTCGGTGCGGCCGGGCATGGTGATCCCGGCGCCGTCCGTCGACAACGGCATGAACCCGGCGCCGTCGAACCGGGTCTCGGGGACGCCGCCGCCGGTCAGCGACCCCCTGTCGCGGCCGGGAACCGGGACGGTGCAATGCAATGGGCAACAGCCCAACCCGTGCGTCTACACCCCCGGCGGGCCGCCCGCCGCCGTCTACAACCCCCAGAGCGGTGAACTGGTGGGGCCCGACGGGGTCAAGTACTCCGTCGAAAACTCGACCAGGACCGGAGACGACGGATGGAAGGAGATGCTGGCGCCGGCCGGCTGA
- a CDS encoding RDD family protein: MTVVVEEAHTRTRTEAAVPEPPREALAPWHSRVGAFAIDVLTAAAVVATMALVSVTVPARGAWWWACVSVIGVAVLAMLANRLLLPAATGWSLGRTLFGIAVVRRDGTAAGPWRLLLRDLAHLLDTASVVGWLWPLWDSRRRTFADLLSRTEVRRVEPGGSRPDARRWIAAAVLSAAAVCLAGAAVSYLAVYSRDRATDQTRAQIAVQGPKIVAQMLTYDPKSLSDDFARARSLATDKYRDQLAAQQDVVRKGNAVINEYWPVDWSVQSAAPDRATMLLFLQGRRGAAPDERYISATVRVDFAKGGDDRWRVDDLAVLTKPKPPGNGK, encoded by the coding sequence GTGACGGTGGTGGTCGAGGAGGCTCACACCCGGACCCGAACCGAGGCCGCCGTCCCGGAACCGCCGCGGGAAGCCTTGGCGCCCTGGCATTCCCGCGTCGGCGCGTTCGCCATCGACGTCCTGACCGCGGCCGCGGTGGTGGCGACGATGGCCCTGGTGTCGGTCACCGTGCCGGCGCGCGGCGCGTGGTGGTGGGCGTGCGTGTCCGTCATCGGCGTCGCCGTCCTGGCGATGCTGGCCAACCGGTTGTTGTTGCCGGCGGCGACCGGTTGGAGCCTGGGGCGCACCCTCTTCGGGATCGCGGTGGTGCGCCGCGACGGGACGGCCGCCGGCCCGTGGCGGTTGCTGCTGCGCGACCTGGCGCACCTGCTGGACACCGCGTCGGTGGTGGGATGGCTGTGGCCGCTGTGGGATTCGCGGCGCCGCACCTTCGCCGACCTGTTGTCGCGCACCGAGGTGCGACGCGTCGAGCCGGGCGGGTCGCGGCCCGACGCGCGGCGGTGGATCGCGGCGGCGGTGCTGTCCGCGGCGGCGGTCTGCCTCGCGGGCGCCGCCGTGAGCTACCTGGCGGTGTACTCCCGCGATCGGGCGACCGATCAGACCCGCGCACAGATCGCGGTGCAGGGGCCGAAGATCGTCGCTCAGATGCTGACGTACGACCCGAAATCGTTGAGCGACGATTTCGCGCGCGCCCGATCGCTGGCCACCGACAAATACCGGGACCAGCTGGCCGCCCAGCAGGACGTGGTGCGGAAGGGGAACGCGGTCATCAACGAGTACTGGCCGGTCGACTGGTCGGTCCAGTCCGCCGCGCCGGATCGGGCGACGATGCTGCTGTTCCTGCAGGGCCGGCGGGGCGCGGCGCCCGACGAACGCTACATCAGCGCGACCGTGCGGGTGGATTTCGCGAAGGGCGGCGACGACCGCTGGCGCGTCGACGACCTCGCCGTGCTGACCAAACCGAAACCCCCCGGGAACGGAAAATGA
- a CDS encoding YhgE/Pip domain-containing protein, with protein MSQTQPRHAAPNPKRNIKAVRTVRFWALPVVVTLALMSALCALYLGGILNPMTNLRHFPVAVVNEDAGPFGAQIADGLVAGLDKNKFDVRVVSHGEARRLLDTAQVYGEAVIPPTFSSNLREFGASAVAPERAARPSITISTNPRAGTLGSSIAGQTLTQVIAVANGKVGQRLTADVAAETGGAPLTGASALGLANPIEVKATVYNPLPNGTGNGLSAFYYALLLLLAGFTGSVVVSTLVDALLGYVPAEWGPVYRFAEQVKISRFQTLLLKWAIMVLLGLLTSAVYLAIADGLGMPIPLGWQLWLYGVFAIAAVGVTSSSLISVLGSMGLLVSMLIFVILGLPSAGATVPLEATPPFFRWLAEFEPMHQVFLGVRSLVYLDGRADAGMSQALWLTSVGLVIGLLLGGIITHLYDRKGFHRIPGAAEMAIAEAHQTQHQARAGKRETPSETPNESLSEQT; from the coding sequence ATGTCTCAAACGCAGCCGCGGCACGCGGCGCCGAACCCCAAGCGGAACATCAAGGCGGTGCGGACCGTGCGGTTCTGGGCGCTGCCCGTCGTCGTCACGCTGGCCCTGATGTCGGCGCTGTGCGCGCTCTACCTCGGGGGCATCCTGAACCCGATGACCAACCTGCGGCACTTCCCCGTCGCCGTGGTGAACGAGGACGCCGGACCGTTCGGGGCGCAGATCGCCGACGGCCTGGTCGCCGGGCTGGACAAGAACAAGTTCGACGTCCGGGTGGTTTCCCACGGCGAGGCGCGGCGACTGCTGGACACGGCCCAGGTGTACGGGGAGGCCGTCATACCGCCGACCTTCTCGTCCAACCTGCGTGAGTTCGGGGCCAGCGCGGTCGCGCCGGAGCGCGCGGCCCGGCCCTCGATCACGATCTCGACGAACCCGCGGGCGGGCACACTCGGTTCCAGCATCGCCGGCCAGACCCTGACCCAGGTGATCGCCGTCGCGAACGGCAAAGTGGGCCAACGACTTACGGCCGACGTCGCGGCCGAGACGGGCGGCGCGCCGCTGACCGGAGCCTCGGCGCTGGGTCTTGCCAACCCGATCGAGGTCAAGGCCACCGTGTACAACCCGCTGCCGAACGGCACCGGCAACGGGCTGTCGGCGTTCTATTACGCGCTGTTGCTGCTGCTGGCCGGTTTCACCGGCAGCGTGGTGGTCAGCACGCTGGTGGACGCGCTGCTCGGCTACGTGCCGGCTGAATGGGGCCCGGTGTACCGGTTCGCCGAGCAGGTGAAGATCTCGCGTTTCCAGACGCTGCTGCTCAAGTGGGCCATCATGGTGCTGCTGGGGCTGCTGACGTCGGCGGTGTACCTGGCGATCGCCGACGGCCTCGGCATGCCCATCCCGCTCGGCTGGCAGCTGTGGCTCTACGGGGTCTTCGCGATCGCCGCGGTCGGCGTCACGTCCAGTTCCCTCATCTCGGTGCTGGGCTCGATGGGCCTGCTGGTCAGCATGTTGATCTTCGTCATCCTCGGATTGCCGTCGGCGGGCGCCACGGTCCCGCTCGAGGCGACGCCGCCGTTCTTTCGCTGGCTGGCCGAATTCGAGCCGATGCACCAGGTGTTCCTGGGCGTGCGGTCGCTGGTGTATCTCGATGGCCGGGCGGACGCCGGCATGTCGCAGGCGTTGTGGCTGACGTCGGTCGGCCTGGTCATCGGCCTGCTGCTGGGCGGGATCATCACGCACCTCTACGACCGCAAGGGTTTCCACCGGATCCCGGGGGCGGCCGAGATGGCGATCGCCGAGGCGCACCAAACGCAACACCAGGCGCGCGCGGGCAAGCGCGAGACGCCAAGCGAGACGCCAAACGAAAGCCTAAGCGAGCAAACGTAA
- a CDS encoding Mce protein, translating to MPMFGRLRGLSRRSGPKNQQEPAPAAVDAGAGRGPSRLGCGWVAGVVAALVLCAAALGTGGYFALRSHHESLAIARNDAAALKAAVDCVSATQAPDGTAMAASEQKIIDCGTDAFRAQALLYTNMLVQAYQAANIHVQVSDVRAAVERNNADGSVDVLVAMRVKVSTDQSQNETGYRLRVRMALAEGQYKISKLDQVTK from the coding sequence ATGCCGATGTTTGGTCGCCTGCGCGGGCTTTCCCGGAGATCGGGCCCGAAGAACCAGCAGGAGCCGGCGCCCGCCGCCGTGGACGCCGGCGCCGGGCGCGGTCCGTCGCGCCTGGGGTGTGGCTGGGTCGCCGGTGTTGTTGCGGCGCTTGTGCTGTGCGCGGCCGCCCTGGGAACCGGTGGCTACTTCGCGCTGCGTTCCCACCACGAAAGCCTGGCCATCGCGCGCAACGACGCCGCCGCGCTCAAGGCGGCGGTGGATTGCGTTTCGGCGACCCAGGCGCCCGACGGCACCGCGATGGCCGCGAGCGAACAGAAGATCATCGACTGTGGCACGGACGCTTTCCGCGCCCAGGCCCTGCTCTACACCAACATGCTCGTCCAGGCGTATCAGGCCGCGAACATCCACGTCCAGGTGTCCGACGTGCGGGCGGCGGTCGAGCGCAACAACGCCGACGGTTCGGTCGACGTGCTCGTCGCGATGCGCGTCAAGGTGTCTACCGACCAGTCGCAGAACGAGACCGGCTACCGCCTGCGGGTGCGGATGGCGCTCGCCGAGGGCCAGTACAAGATTTCCAAACTCGACCAGGTGACGAAGTGA
- a CDS encoding YoaK family protein yields MSVDSPVSDRMTVAALLLLTFATGLADSISILALGHVFVANMTGNVIFLGFWLAPKTNIDLTAVAVALPTFVCTTILSGRLSRHFGERTRRWITTVLATEIALLVALSIMAGAGVLHYHDNTKLIMIGILATTFGLQHSSARQFGIQELSTTVLTSTIVSLGLDSRLAGGTGAREKLRFSVVFTMCAGALVGATMSRFVVAPVFVLAASVVALSLLIFLAGPAKAKSPADKAN; encoded by the coding sequence ATGTCCGTCGACTCGCCGGTGTCCGACCGGATGACCGTCGCGGCGTTGCTGTTGCTGACCTTCGCCACCGGCCTGGCCGACTCGATCAGCATCCTGGCGCTCGGCCACGTCTTCGTGGCCAACATGACCGGCAACGTGATCTTCCTCGGCTTCTGGCTGGCCCCGAAGACCAACATCGACCTGACCGCGGTCGCGGTGGCCCTGCCCACCTTCGTGTGCACCACGATCCTCAGCGGCCGGCTGTCACGGCATTTCGGTGAGCGGACGCGGCGCTGGATCACCACCGTGTTGGCAACGGAAATCGCCCTGCTGGTGGCGCTGTCGATCATGGCCGGCGCGGGCGTGCTGCACTATCACGACAACACCAAGCTGATCATGATCGGCATCCTCGCGACGACGTTCGGCCTGCAGCACTCGAGCGCCCGCCAGTTCGGGATCCAGGAGCTGTCCACCACGGTGTTGACGTCGACGATCGTCAGCCTCGGCCTGGACAGCCGGCTGGCCGGCGGCACGGGCGCCCGCGAAAAGCTGCGGTTCAGCGTGGTTTTCACGATGTGCGCCGGCGCCCTGGTCGGCGCGACGATGTCGCGGTTCGTCGTGGCCCCGGTGTTCGTGCTCGCGGCGTCGGTGGTGGCGTTGAGCCTGCTGATCTTCCTGGCCGGGCCCGCCAAGGCCAAAAGCCCTGCGGATAAGGCTAATTGA